Genomic DNA from Setaria italica strain Yugu1 chromosome V, Setaria_italica_v2.0, whole genome shotgun sequence:
TGGTGTAAGCGGCTAATGCTGTCAGATCAAATTAGCAGCAGGACCAGGCAAATTACAGCCAGAGCCTCAAAAGTAGATGAGAAGATTTAAATCACAAATTCCATACAATGTAAATAACGAATTCTTATATTCAAACGCAGAGCCAGTTATTCGAACTAAATGTTCTAATTCGAAATGCGTGTCATCGCTACAGCTAGAGATTTCAGGTTTCAAgtctctgaactctgaagcatTGAAACAACGAGCAGTTCAAGCTAAACTGCAGCTGTTCAGAGGCATTAGTGGATAAGCACTCTGCTCTAACGCATTCGAATTCAAACAAATTGCAAGTGCTACCCAGATTCATCCAATCGACACAACCAAACTTCTATTTCATGATTCAAACAGAGATGCAGGCCTCGATCGAATTCGAGCTCTTTAATTACTGCTTCAACCAACCCCGCCCCAAAGAAGCGCGTATCCAAATCACTTCTAGCACACGAACCTACGCACATAGTTTCAAATTTCTAAGCACTAAGCAGAAAAATACAAGCCAGATACTCAATGAAATGCAACGAACGAAATTGGAATCACCTCCGAGCTTTAACCTACCCACATTACACAGCTACACGGGAACTTCTAATCTCTGAATTGCGATCGCTTCAAAACCAAACTGCATCCACAGCAGACGATTTTAAATCCCTTCGAAACGCAAGTACAAGCACACATTCGGAAGCTCCAAAATCAAATTCGAGTAAATCCAAGTCAGTATGAACCAATTCCCTTCGCAGGCGCACACATCATAACCAGGGGATCGAACAGAGAGCTCAGTAATCGAATCGGTTCCAACTCCAAATCAAGCAGGAAAGCAAAACCCAATTCAACATCGCACAATTCGCAATGCCATCCACGAACACACAGGCAGAACGCACGCGCAGAGCTTACCAGTTGAaggggcggcgagggcggaAGAGGACGCGCGTCGACGTGCgcagcggcggctggcggctgCACGTCACACGATGGAGCCCCGCGACGGGGCACCCGATGCCCACCGCGGGGCGCCTCGGCCTCTTCGTCGGCGGCTGTCGCTTCGCCGGACCCGCAGCCTCCTTCGGCTTCGTCGGCGCTGCCTGCTTCCGCGCCCGCTTcctcggcggtggtggtggcggggacGAGACGAAGTCCGGGTCGACGCGCGGCGTCCTCGGGCGCTTCCTCAGCTCCATCATCCCCGCCTCGTCCTCTCGTGGTAGTTGCGGTGGTCGGAGGAGGGAGATGGCTTTGCCCATGCAGCGGTGGGAGGCGCTGCGTGTGTTGCGTGCTGGCGAGGAGGGCGTGTGCATATATAAGCGCCGGGGGACGACAGggatttcaaattttgaaatggGTGGAAGGCTTGAAGCAGGGGGAAAGGGGGAGTAGCTTGATTACACTGCCTTGTGGGCCCACCAAGACACTAGGCTGGCTGGAGGCTTTGGAGCCCACCATGACTAGCAACATTAACGCCCACAGGTTCCTTCAGATATCAGAACTCTGAACATGTGAAGAGCTATGATTCTGCGAAAGAAGAATACACGATGGATATTATTCATTTTTGCTTTGTTCTGATTAAAATGCAGGACCAAATCTTAGTAAAAGGAATTTACATGCTGTTTTCTTTGTGATCAAACTTACATGTTAATTAGAAATGCCTAGGATTTTTCAGGGTGCAAAATTGCAAATAGAAGCAGCAATCAAGGAGGTACACAGTCACAACTCACGCAGATTGTTTTGCAGCAGCACAAGGCCAGAAATCTGATTTACAGATGCAGCCAAAGTTTTACAAATATTGCATCATGGCATTCATTTATACAAAATACATAGCTTGGTTTTTATCAGACAAAACTAGACCCAGATGAAATGGGTAAAGGGGCAAGTGCCCAGGGGCTTCCCTGATTCCAGGCCCTGATGAATGTTGCCTAGCACACCATAACTCAAAGTTCAGTGTCACAGAACTTCTGATTCCAGGCCCTGATGAATGTTGCCTAGCACACCATAACTCAAAGTTCAGTGTCACAGAACTTCACCATCAGGTCAGAAACCATCCTTCGCGCGAAAGGTATGTAGCTCAAACTGTACCTGAGGTGCAGAAAAAGGAGAATGCAGGAGCGTAGTTAGTTGATTTCTTCAGAAACCTTTGCTCTTACTGTTCAACAGACCAGTcaattgaaaagaaaaacaggagAGAAAGATGCAAATAAGTAGCACAAATGTTTTCTAAGATCAAGATTTGGAGTGTCACAGTGCCCGCCTTTCCCACCAGTCTGGATACGGTATATTTGATGGACTTTAGTTAAATTCAAACTGTATGAAGTACAATAAAGAAGTAACATTCTGGCCTATGTCATTGAACGGTTCCACATTGCATGGTCTAGGAAAAAGGAGCAGATGGAAGTGGAACACTTTCTGAGCTACTGTGTTGCTATTACATAGTGAGAAAAGTTCGTTCAAGCTAAAGATTCCCTGATGAAGATTTCTAGGACTCATGATCGCTGGAGCGCAAGATGGCCAATTCGATATGGAAACAAAATTCCATGCCAGAATACATGTGGCTTCGGTGCTATCTAATCATAGAAGCACATAACTGTTTCAATAAGAGAGATGGTATGACCAATCACAAGCTAAAATCCATAAATACAACCTTTACAATTAAGTAACTGGAAGCCATGCTGTTTATTAACAGACAGTGAGCAGCCTATTATACACTCAAGAACGTGGAAGATGGCTCGAATAAATTTCAATTCTAAAATCATGTTTAGTCGTTTAAATTCTGAGACTAAAACTAGAATTATGCTGTTTCTGCAAATTGCAGATTGTCACATAAACGCACAACATAAAATACTCCACAGATGTAGATGTACCTAAATAAATTAGCATTGCTTTTCCTCTAAACATGGCAACACTACCAAGTAACAGAGTGCAAAAGAGTGCTGAAACCACCCAGACCACGAATAATGGATAAGTTTGAGGTGGTTCTCTGTTAAATACTTAGAATTTCATTGACATGGATTGAACATGCTAAGTATATAGAAtgttaaaaaataaattgtGGAAGCCATCACACAGAAAAAATACTCCAAGTACCAACTGAAAAGTTGCTTCATGGAAGATAGCAGAGACATAACAATTTGTTCTAGTATCCTGACAATAGAGCATTCATTATGGTAACATTCAAGACATGATCCCATATGTTCTTTTAGCACAGTTAGTTTAAGGAAAGCCTACTTGCAAGCAACATAGATCCTACAGATACGCTTCTATGACTTACAAGTCACTAGCATTACTGTAAAAACAGAAGCATTACCAAAACAGGGCGCAGATCTCACATATGATCGCAATCAGCGTTAGCAGCTTGTCATGAATCTGCAAAGTTAAACCAAATGCAGAGAACATGGTTATATGGTCATAAATCTGCAAAGCTAAACCAAATGCAGAGAACATGGTTATACAGGATTTGGATGGATGTCTATTAAATTTAGTACCAGAAAAATAAGGCCATGAGAAACAACAAGAACAGTTCAAATATTACTAACCCAAAGAGCGAAGATTAGAGCCAAAACAACACATCCAACATAAATAGCTGTTGCATACAAACGAACTGGATCAAACATCATCCTTAGCTGTTTTTGTGGCCCCATAACAAAGGCTGTGCTGCCAAACAAAGGTTGAAATCAGTATATGGCAAACATTCTACAATCAACACAGATAACAAACACATATGTTGAGGACAAGTGTATTCATCTCTTATTTGATGATATGCACACTTTAATTGTAGAAATACTGAAGTAGCAAAATCATAGAAAGTTACAAGTGAAGAAACTGCGTTATACCTCCCAACTGCCAATATGTTTCCAAATGTAAACATGACTGCGAATTTGATAGGTCTAGCGAAGACGATAAAAGACTGCAGAAAAGAGTGAAATATAAGCAGTGCATTACACATGATAGCAGGAATTTGAAGTCATTACCAGAACCTAACAAATATGACACGAAGACATTCTTGCAATGGCTAAAATTTCAGAAATACTCTATATACAGTAAGTCACGATTTTAAGGCTTGGCACAAAGTTCTCCACCAGCACGAGCAGGTAACAGCTATTCCAACTCTCTGAGAACCGTACGGGCACGGGCGATGAAAAATGGATTGCGGGAGCGTACCAGGATCATCAGGGCGAGTCCGGCCACCAAGCACGCCGCGAAGGCGTAGATCCTCTGAGCCAGGCAAACGACGAAAACCGAATCAGATCGGTGCAAACCAGAGCCATGAAATCCCTGCGGCATTCCGGGGTTTCAGAGGGGATCCGCCTGACCTGGAGAGGGGAGAGGGAGCAGAGGTCCTCGGTGTCCCCCAGGATGGAGTCCTCCgccagctcctcctcgtcgccgccggcgagggagcggtggagGCGGGTGAGGGCGTCCATGGCTGGCGGGGTCGGGTCGAAGAAGCAGGGGAGGAGTCTACTTGGGCACGGGGAGTTCGTGACATGATGAAACGACGCTGGAGTTTTTTTAGAGGAACCGGGTTGGATTTTATTAATAATATAAAACGTGGAAATTACAAACAACCCATTACAAAGAGATCCCTTGAAGATAACAAAATTACAACAGGAACTGAGTCGTTGCAAGATCCTAAACTTCTGTTTCATCTCCAATGTAACATTCCAAGCATGGCGCCTCGCCGGAGCTGGACGTGGTAAAGCATCGAAGATGGACCCGGAAATCGTTCGCCTTCCtgggctggaagcctggaacccATCAAATTTAGCCCGGCCCATGATCGGGTTTGTTTCAGGCGTTAGTAAATTTGGCCCGCCAGTCGGCCCGAGTTTTATGCTCTCCAAGAAACCATGGCGTGATCTAAGAATAAGTTTAATAAAGTGATGTCAGTAGGCTATATTATGTACAGGTGAGTTGATTAGATTGGCAACAGATGATATGGCTATTAGATTGGCTCTGTTATTAGCCATGGTCTTAAAGTAAAGGTCGTAAATGCATCTTCAGCATCACCGCCCGGGAAAACTTTCAGAGTGTGCCCATGCATCTTCAGCTTACAAGCTCTTGACAGCAGATTCACTGAACTAAGGGAACAACACGGACAATTCTGAAAGATTATGGGGTAACTATGGTTGCCTATCTTAGCTCACCATAGGTTGCATGTTTATATATATAGAATAAGAATTACAGATATAGATAGTTTAAGATAGTTTAAACTAGGACT
This window encodes:
- the LOC101773116 gene encoding vesicle transport protein SFT2B, encoding MDALTRLHRSLAGGDEEELAEDSILGDTEDLCSLSPLQRIYAFAACLVAGLALMILSFIVFARPIKFAVMFTFGNILAVGSTAFVMGPQKQLRMMFDPVRLYATAIYVGCVVLALIFALWIHDKLLTLIAIICEICALFWYSLSYIPFARRMVSDLMVKFCDTEL